The following proteins are encoded in a genomic region of Pyrus communis chromosome 11, drPyrComm1.1, whole genome shotgun sequence:
- the LOC137708589 gene encoding two-pore potassium channel 5-like has translation MEREPFLGPQTGPQHQLLRPTPTPTVQVPDPDDFSFKISPSHSEPNLHHFQQPHHYHVHEHDPQPSSSGLPNAHYQKRPGTLHRCRTAPAMAIMQGLNPNPTTQVPKPQSDSTSIVRQAVFLLLVYLSLGVVIYSFSRDKFSGVETHPVVDALYFCIVTMCTIGYGDIAPTTPFTKIFACIFVLFGFGFIDILLSGVVNFVLDLQENMILTGIQMGQTSRNHGFSARDYIVDVAKGRMRIRLKVGLALGVVVLCIGIGALVLCFVENLDWIDSVYLSVMSVTTVGYGDRAFKTLQGRLFAAVWLLFSTLAVARAFIYLAEARVDKRHRRIMNWVLHRDITVQDLLAADINNQGFISKSEYVIYKLKEMGKIGEKDILQICDQFSRLDQNHSGKITLPDLLAHRL, from the exons ATGGAAAGGGAGCCTTTTCTCGGCCCCCAAACAGGGCCCCAACACCAACTCCTCCGACCCACCCCTACCCCCACTGTTCAAGTCCCCGACCCTGATGATTTCTCTTTCAAAATCTCTCCCTCCCACAGCGAGCCTAATCTCCACCACTTCCAACAACCCCACCATTACCATGTCCACGAACACGACCCGCAGCCCTCTTCGTCCGGACTCCCGAATGCCCACTATCAGAAGAGACCCGGCACTCTCCACCGCTGCAGGACGGCCCCCGCCATGGCCATTATGCAAGGCCTCAATCCAAACCCAACAACCCAGGTCCCCAAACCACAATCCGACTCCACCTCCATCGTCAGGCAAGCCGTCTTCTTGCTCCTCGTCTACCTATCCCTCGGCGTTGTAATTTACTCCTTCAGCAGGGACAAATTCTCCGGCGTCGAAACCCACCCGGTCGTCGACGCCCTCTACTTCTGTATAGTCACCATGTGCACCATTGGGTACGGTGACATTGCTCCGACCACTCCTTTCACCAAGATTTTTGCTTGCATCTTTGTGCTCTTCGGGTTCGGTTTCATCGACATTTTGCTCAGTGGGGTCGTCAATTTTGTCCTCGACTTGCAAGAAAACATGATCTTGACCGGAATTCAAATGGGTCAGACTTCCCGGAATCATGGCTTCTCCGCCAGGGACTATATTGTCGATGTGGCGAAGGGGAGGATGAGAATCCGACTCAAGGTCGGCCTGGCGCTTGGGGTGGTGGTTCTGTGCATCGGCATTGGGGCTTTGGTGTTATGTTTTGTGGAGAATTTGGACTGGATTGATTCTGTTTACTTGTCCGTTATGTCGGTTACGACGGTTGGGTACGGTGACAGGGCCTTCAAGACTCTCCAAGGGAGACTCTTCGCCGCCGTGTGGCTTCTGTTTTCGACGTTGGCGGTGGCTCGGGCGTTTATATATTTAGCAGAGGCCAGGGTGGACAAAAGGCACAGGAGGATTATGAACTGGGTTTTGCATAGGGATATCACTGTCCAGGATCTGCTGGCCGCCGACATCAATAACCAAGGTTTCATCAG TAAGTCAGAGTATGTTATTTACAAGCTTAAAGAGATGGGAAAGATAGGGGAGAAAGATATTCTGCAAATCTGCGATCAGTTCAGTAGGCTTGACCAGAACCACTCTGGGAAGATAACACTGCCTGATCTGTTGGCGCATCGCTTGTAA
- the LOC137708282 gene encoding uncharacterized protein isoform X2, whose amino-acid sequence MKKDQNQNQMMHVSLLLSHLILLLLIDGAFASRKSDYASAVGDPGMRRDELRVALEAWNFCNEVGEEAPDMGSPRAADCFNLTSTSLKHGVSEKDNLLGVGTPFPGISQGALNNVDLYAVEKELYLGSLCQVQESPKPWHFWMIMLKNGNFDTMAGLCPSNGKKTPPFSDPGRFPCFGKGCMNQPTVVHQRTVLDGNTTMRGSFNGTYDLGSNPSDGLDSISFYEVEWKKKLGVGSWEFRHILKTSKKYPWLMLYLRADATQGYSGGYHYDTRGMLKIPPESPNFKVRLTLDIKQGGGPKSQFYLIDIGSCWKNNGKPCDGDVLTDVTRYTEMIINPETPAWCSPTGLGNCPPYHITPDDRKIYRNDTANFPYGAYHYYCAPGNAKHLEKPVSVCDPYSNPQAQEIVQLLPHPIWAEYGYPTKQGQGWIGDARTWELDVGGLSSRLHYYQDPGTTPARRIWGSIDVGTEIFVSDKDEVAEWTLSDFDVIYTPPK is encoded by the exons ATGAAGAAGGATCAGAATCAGAATCAGATGATGCATGTTTCTTTGTTATTGTCACATCTGATTCTTCTGCTGCTCATTGATGGTGCTTTTGCTTCTAGGAAAAGTGATTATGCCTCAGCAGTTGGGGACCCAGGAATGAGGAGGGATGAGCTGAGAGTGGCCTTGGAAGCTTGGAACTTCTGCAATGAAGTTGGAGAAGAAGCACCTGATATGGGCAGTCCCAGAGCTGCTGATTGCTTTAATCTCACAA GTACTTCCTTAAAACACGGAGTGAGCGAAAAAGACAACTTGCTTGGGGTGGGGACTCCATTCCCAGGGATAAGCCAGGGGGCTTTGAACAATGTGGACCTTTATGCAGTGGAGAAGGAGCTGTATCTGGGTTCTCTGTGTCAAGTCCAAGAGTCTCCAAAACCGTGGCATTTCTGGATGATTATGCTCAAAAATGGAAACTTTGACACAATGGCTGGGCTGTGCCCTTCCAATGGGAAAAAGACACCGCCTTTTAGCGATCCCGGAAGGTTCCCTTGCTTTGGGAAGGGCTGTATGAATCAACCCACTGTGGTCCACCAGAGGACTGTGCTAGATGGTAATACCACAATGAGAGGAAGTTTCAATGGGACTTATGATCTGGGATCCAACCCCAGCGATGGGCTCGATTCGATATCTTTCTACGAGGTGGAATGGAAGAAGAAACTTGGTGTTGGAAGCTGGGAGTTCAGGCACATACTCAAGACTTCAAAGAAGTATCCATGGCTGATGCTCTACCTCAGAGCTGATGCAACCCAAGGATATTCTGGTGGCTATCACTATGATACAAGAGGAATGCTCAAAATT CCTCCAGAGTCACCTAATTTTAAAGTCAGGCTGACTTTGGACATCAAACAAGGAGGAGGACCCAAGAGCCAGTTTTACCTCATTGACATTGGTAGCTGTTGGAAGAACAACGGCAAACCCTGTGACGGGGATGTGCTCACGGACGTGACCAGATACACGGAGATGATCATAAACCCGGAAACTCCTGCTTGGTGCAGCCCCACAGGTTTAGGCAATTGCCCGCCGTACCATATCACTCCAGACGACAGAAAAATTTATAGAAACGACACTGCCAACTTCCCATATGGGGCTTATCACTACTACTGTGCTCCGGGAAATGCTAAACATTTAGAGAAACCTGTAAGCGTATGTGATCCTTACAGTAATCCCCAGGCACAAGAGATAGTTCAGTTGCTCCCTCACCCCATCTGGGCCGAGTATGGGTATCCAACCAAACAAGGGCAGGGTTGGATTGGGGATGCTAGAACTTGGGAGCTTGATGTTGGTGGCCTATCCAGTAGACTCCACTACTACCAG GATCCAGGCACCACTCCTGCTAGAAGGATATGGGGATCAATTGATGTTGGTACAGAAATTTTTGTTAGTGACAAAGATGAAGTGGCAGAGTGGACTCTAAGCGACTTCGACGTTATTTATACACCcccaaaataa
- the LOC137708282 gene encoding uncharacterized protein isoform X1, which yields MKKDQNQNQMMHVSLLLSHLILLLLIDGAFASRKSDYASAVGDPGMRRDELRVALEAWNFCNEVGEEAPDMGSPRAADCFNLTSKHNHHKSTKKLTKNSTSLKHGVSEKDNLLGVGTPFPGISQGALNNVDLYAVEKELYLGSLCQVQESPKPWHFWMIMLKNGNFDTMAGLCPSNGKKTPPFSDPGRFPCFGKGCMNQPTVVHQRTVLDGNTTMRGSFNGTYDLGSNPSDGLDSISFYEVEWKKKLGVGSWEFRHILKTSKKYPWLMLYLRADATQGYSGGYHYDTRGMLKIPPESPNFKVRLTLDIKQGGGPKSQFYLIDIGSCWKNNGKPCDGDVLTDVTRYTEMIINPETPAWCSPTGLGNCPPYHITPDDRKIYRNDTANFPYGAYHYYCAPGNAKHLEKPVSVCDPYSNPQAQEIVQLLPHPIWAEYGYPTKQGQGWIGDARTWELDVGGLSSRLHYYQDPGTTPARRIWGSIDVGTEIFVSDKDEVAEWTLSDFDVIYTPPK from the exons ATGAAGAAGGATCAGAATCAGAATCAGATGATGCATGTTTCTTTGTTATTGTCACATCTGATTCTTCTGCTGCTCATTGATGGTGCTTTTGCTTCTAGGAAAAGTGATTATGCCTCAGCAGTTGGGGACCCAGGAATGAGGAGGGATGAGCTGAGAGTGGCCTTGGAAGCTTGGAACTTCTGCAATGAAGTTGGAGAAGAAGCACCTGATATGGGCAGTCCCAGAGCTGCTGATTGCTTTAATCTCACAAGTAAGCACAACCACCATAAATCAACAAAGAAACTGACGAAAAATa GTACTTCCTTAAAACACGGAGTGAGCGAAAAAGACAACTTGCTTGGGGTGGGGACTCCATTCCCAGGGATAAGCCAGGGGGCTTTGAACAATGTGGACCTTTATGCAGTGGAGAAGGAGCTGTATCTGGGTTCTCTGTGTCAAGTCCAAGAGTCTCCAAAACCGTGGCATTTCTGGATGATTATGCTCAAAAATGGAAACTTTGACACAATGGCTGGGCTGTGCCCTTCCAATGGGAAAAAGACACCGCCTTTTAGCGATCCCGGAAGGTTCCCTTGCTTTGGGAAGGGCTGTATGAATCAACCCACTGTGGTCCACCAGAGGACTGTGCTAGATGGTAATACCACAATGAGAGGAAGTTTCAATGGGACTTATGATCTGGGATCCAACCCCAGCGATGGGCTCGATTCGATATCTTTCTACGAGGTGGAATGGAAGAAGAAACTTGGTGTTGGAAGCTGGGAGTTCAGGCACATACTCAAGACTTCAAAGAAGTATCCATGGCTGATGCTCTACCTCAGAGCTGATGCAACCCAAGGATATTCTGGTGGCTATCACTATGATACAAGAGGAATGCTCAAAATT CCTCCAGAGTCACCTAATTTTAAAGTCAGGCTGACTTTGGACATCAAACAAGGAGGAGGACCCAAGAGCCAGTTTTACCTCATTGACATTGGTAGCTGTTGGAAGAACAACGGCAAACCCTGTGACGGGGATGTGCTCACGGACGTGACCAGATACACGGAGATGATCATAAACCCGGAAACTCCTGCTTGGTGCAGCCCCACAGGTTTAGGCAATTGCCCGCCGTACCATATCACTCCAGACGACAGAAAAATTTATAGAAACGACACTGCCAACTTCCCATATGGGGCTTATCACTACTACTGTGCTCCGGGAAATGCTAAACATTTAGAGAAACCTGTAAGCGTATGTGATCCTTACAGTAATCCCCAGGCACAAGAGATAGTTCAGTTGCTCCCTCACCCCATCTGGGCCGAGTATGGGTATCCAACCAAACAAGGGCAGGGTTGGATTGGGGATGCTAGAACTTGGGAGCTTGATGTTGGTGGCCTATCCAGTAGACTCCACTACTACCAG GATCCAGGCACCACTCCTGCTAGAAGGATATGGGGATCAATTGATGTTGGTACAGAAATTTTTGTTAGTGACAAAGATGAAGTGGCAGAGTGGACTCTAAGCGACTTCGACGTTATTTATACACCcccaaaataa
- the LOC137709421 gene encoding uncharacterized protein isoform X1: protein MVAFDHVKDMYDVALRPRLLQTLIRDLPDDKHPSGSPLELSKVVYAIKTHNLLSESVQDVTDQKLITTWKSAIDSWVRRLVQLVSSDMPDKCWEGICLMGVTCQECSSERFLESYSGWFQILLSHIQPTTTSQFVKVASCASMSDLITRLGGSLNAKRDGTAHAGKLVQQIIQPVLKLLNDDHSEVVWEGAVRLLCTIISFFPLSINRHYDSVEDVIASTILSGKGSDNMLKKLAYCLALLPKSRGDEDSWSLMIQKILLMINGHLNDVFQGFEEETKRHEIIRLLIPPGKDPPPQLGGNKVSGKDSTKGRKSSQRLTMSSISALMVCCSTMITTSYPVQVTVPIRSLFALIERVLIVDGSIPHSLLPFMTATQQEFICSELPLLHLYGLEFLTAIIEGVHSQLLPHAAYLVHLLSVYLKRCALPELRIKVYSITRILLISMGFGMTVSLAREVANNALIDLNPIVNESGGAPSSGNSKPYTEALLQTTPQSSHRKRKHGASSGSLEWHKTSSLGEGNPKSHTISPIPVKIAALEALEALVTVGGALKSEGWRSDVGLLLMDIATNCMKGGRAGDNKNIYQLKEPVDILGDLQLAALRALLASLLSSSGVRPPYLAEGLDLFRRGKQETGTKVAGFCAHSLLTLEVLIHPRALPLAGFSDGVSHKLPENMYSGSVKHQTPFSSDIQGMAYDASDSDCDDLYNSWLATGKQLEAPMSDLDKTLQAGEPSKTLTVHQDKKLAVDGSFGKETLGGSAQELKLSIQDVEMRVNGDENMVECCQVQEFAVQLENGLSSKVGVAEEVFGRVALGSGPSDQAGSTTVTSHDVPVAKGDGFLGREKNSASTSNPEKGKGIAYELGNDSDADSFPDIVDRDSDSE, encoded by the exons ATGGTGGCATTCGACCATGTAAAGGACATGTACGATGTTGCTCTGAGGCCTCGTCTGTTGCAAACGCTCATCCGAGACCTCCCCGACGATAAACACCCGTCTGGGAGTCCATTGGAGCTGTCGAAGGTAGTCTACGCGATCAAAACCCACAACCTCCTTTCTGAGTCTGTACAAGATGTGACTGACCAAAAGCTAATCACTACGTGGAAATCCGCTATTGATTCCTGGGTCCGTCGCTTGGTGCAGCTTGTTTCTAGTGACATG CCAGATAAATGTTGGGAAGGAATTTGTTTGATGGGGGTGACTTGTCAGGAATGCAGCTCTGAGCGGTTCTTGGAATCATACTCTGGTTGGTTCCAGATACTTCTATCACATATTCAG CCCACAACAACTTCTCAATTTGTGAAGGTGGCCTCTTGTGCCTCGATGTCAGATCTCATCACAAG gtTGGGTGGATCTCTAAATGCAAAAAGGGATGGAACTGCACATGCCGGGAAACTTGTTCAGCAAATTATTCAACCAGTTTTGAAGTTGTTAAATGATGATCATTCAGAGGTTGTTTGG GAAGGAGCAGTTCGATTGTTATGCACAATTATATCTTTCTTTCCATTGAGCATCAATCGTCATTATGACAGT GTTGAAGATGTTATTGCTTCAACAATTTTGTCAGGAAAGGGAAGTGATAACATGCTGAAG AAACTTGCTTATTGCCTGGCATTACTACCAAAGTCAAGAGGGGATGAGGATAGCTGGTCCTTAATGATTCAGAAGATTTTATTGATGATTAACGGTCACCTGAATGATGTTTTCCAGGGGTTTGAGGAAG AAACGAAACGCCATGAAATTATTAGATTATTGATTCCCCCAGGAAAAGATCCCCCTCCTCAGTTGGGAGGAAATAAAGTGTCAGGAAAAGATTCAACGAAGGGAAGAAAGAGTTCTCAGCGTTTGACAATGTCCAGTATCTCTGCACTGATGGTTTGCTGCTCTACAATGATAACAACTTCGTACCCTGTTCAG GTGACTGTTCCTATTCGGTCCTTATTTGCCCTTATTGAGAGAGTGCTGATTGTGGATGGTTCCATCCCACACTCTCTGCTGCCCTTTATGACTGCCACACAGCAAGAGTTTATTTGTTCGGAACTACCACTTCTGCACCTGTATGGTTTAGAGTTCCTCACTGCTATTATAGAGGGCGTGCACAG TCAACTTTTACCACATGCTGCTTATTTAGTGCATCTTCTTTCAGTGTACTTAAAGAGATGTGCATTGCCAGAATTAAGGATAAAGGTCTACTCAATCACAAGGATTTTGCTGATATCCATGGGTTTTG GTATGACAGTAAGCTTGGCACGGGAAGTTGCTAACAATGCTTTGATTGATCTGAATCCCATTGTGAATGAGAGTGGCGGTGCACCTTCTAGTGGAAACTCAAAGCCTTATACTGAAGCATTGCTTCAAACAACACCACAATCTAGCCATAGAAAGAGGAAGCATGGAGCTTCAAGCGGATCTCTTGAGTGGCATAAGACTAGTAGTTTGGGAGAGGGGAACCCCAAGAGCCATACGATATCTCCTATTCCTGTGAAAATCGCTGCACTTGAGGCATTAGAAGCTCTTGTGACTGTG GGTGGTGCGTTGAAATCTGAAGGATGGCGATCGGATGTTGGCCTTCTTCTGATGGACATAGCTACAAATTGTATGAAAGGGGGACGTGCTGGTGATAACAAAAACATATATCAGCTGAAGGAACCTGTTGATATCTTGGGTGATTTGCAGCTTGCTGCTCTACGTGCACTTTTGGCATCATTACTTTCTTCATCTGGTGTCCGCCCCCCTTATTTAGCTGAGGGTCTCGATCTTTTCCGCAGAG GCAAGCAAGAAACTGGAACCAAAGTAGCTGGATTTTGTGCTCATTCTCTTTTGACCTTAGAGGTCCTTATACATCCCAGGGCACTCCCACTGGCAGGTTTCTCGGATGGAGTTAGCCACAAACTCCCAGAAAACATGTACTCTGGTAGTGTAAAGCACCAAACTCCGTTTTCAAGTGACATACAGGGAATGGCGTATGATGCTTCTGATTCAGATTGTGACGACCTATATAATAGCTGGCTTGCAACTGGTAAACAATTAGAAGCACCGATGAGTGACCTAGACAAGACTCTGCAGGCGGGAGAGCCATCCAAAACTCTAACGGTTCATCAGGATAAAAAACTTGCTGTAGATGGTTCATTTGGAAAAGAGACTCTAGGAGGAAGTGCACAGGAGCTGAAATTATCCATTCAGGATGTGGAGATGAGAGTCAATGGGGATGAAAATATGGTTGAATGCTGCCAAGTTCAAGAATTTGCAGTGCAACTTGAGAATGGTCTGTCTTCAAAAGTTGGAGTTgctgaagaagtctttgggaGGGTTGCTCTTGGAAGTGGTCCATCTGATCAAGCAGGTAGCACTACGGTTACAAGCCACGATGTTCCGGTGGCTAAAGGTGATGGGTTTCTTGGCAGAGAGAAGAATTCAGCGTCTACTTCAAATCCTGAGAAGGGCAAGGGAATTGCATATGAACTGGGTAATGATTCAGATGCGGATTCATTTCCTGATATTGTGGATCGAGATTCTGATTCTGAATGA
- the LOC137709421 gene encoding uncharacterized protein isoform X2 gives MGVTCQECSSERFLESYSGWFQILLSHIQPTTTSQFVKVASCASMSDLITRLGGSLNAKRDGTAHAGKLVQQIIQPVLKLLNDDHSEVVWEGAVRLLCTIISFFPLSINRHYDSVEDVIASTILSGKGSDNMLKKLAYCLALLPKSRGDEDSWSLMIQKILLMINGHLNDVFQGFEEETKRHEIIRLLIPPGKDPPPQLGGNKVSGKDSTKGRKSSQRLTMSSISALMVCCSTMITTSYPVQVTVPIRSLFALIERVLIVDGSIPHSLLPFMTATQQEFICSELPLLHLYGLEFLTAIIEGVHSQLLPHAAYLVHLLSVYLKRCALPELRIKVYSITRILLISMGFGMTVSLAREVANNALIDLNPIVNESGGAPSSGNSKPYTEALLQTTPQSSHRKRKHGASSGSLEWHKTSSLGEGNPKSHTISPIPVKIAALEALEALVTVGGALKSEGWRSDVGLLLMDIATNCMKGGRAGDNKNIYQLKEPVDILGDLQLAALRALLASLLSSSGVRPPYLAEGLDLFRRGKQETGTKVAGFCAHSLLTLEVLIHPRALPLAGFSDGVSHKLPENMYSGSVKHQTPFSSDIQGMAYDASDSDCDDLYNSWLATGKQLEAPMSDLDKTLQAGEPSKTLTVHQDKKLAVDGSFGKETLGGSAQELKLSIQDVEMRVNGDENMVECCQVQEFAVQLENGLSSKVGVAEEVFGRVALGSGPSDQAGSTTVTSHDVPVAKGDGFLGREKNSASTSNPEKGKGIAYELGNDSDADSFPDIVDRDSDSE, from the exons ATGGGGGTGACTTGTCAGGAATGCAGCTCTGAGCGGTTCTTGGAATCATACTCTGGTTGGTTCCAGATACTTCTATCACATATTCAG CCCACAACAACTTCTCAATTTGTGAAGGTGGCCTCTTGTGCCTCGATGTCAGATCTCATCACAAG gtTGGGTGGATCTCTAAATGCAAAAAGGGATGGAACTGCACATGCCGGGAAACTTGTTCAGCAAATTATTCAACCAGTTTTGAAGTTGTTAAATGATGATCATTCAGAGGTTGTTTGG GAAGGAGCAGTTCGATTGTTATGCACAATTATATCTTTCTTTCCATTGAGCATCAATCGTCATTATGACAGT GTTGAAGATGTTATTGCTTCAACAATTTTGTCAGGAAAGGGAAGTGATAACATGCTGAAG AAACTTGCTTATTGCCTGGCATTACTACCAAAGTCAAGAGGGGATGAGGATAGCTGGTCCTTAATGATTCAGAAGATTTTATTGATGATTAACGGTCACCTGAATGATGTTTTCCAGGGGTTTGAGGAAG AAACGAAACGCCATGAAATTATTAGATTATTGATTCCCCCAGGAAAAGATCCCCCTCCTCAGTTGGGAGGAAATAAAGTGTCAGGAAAAGATTCAACGAAGGGAAGAAAGAGTTCTCAGCGTTTGACAATGTCCAGTATCTCTGCACTGATGGTTTGCTGCTCTACAATGATAACAACTTCGTACCCTGTTCAG GTGACTGTTCCTATTCGGTCCTTATTTGCCCTTATTGAGAGAGTGCTGATTGTGGATGGTTCCATCCCACACTCTCTGCTGCCCTTTATGACTGCCACACAGCAAGAGTTTATTTGTTCGGAACTACCACTTCTGCACCTGTATGGTTTAGAGTTCCTCACTGCTATTATAGAGGGCGTGCACAG TCAACTTTTACCACATGCTGCTTATTTAGTGCATCTTCTTTCAGTGTACTTAAAGAGATGTGCATTGCCAGAATTAAGGATAAAGGTCTACTCAATCACAAGGATTTTGCTGATATCCATGGGTTTTG GTATGACAGTAAGCTTGGCACGGGAAGTTGCTAACAATGCTTTGATTGATCTGAATCCCATTGTGAATGAGAGTGGCGGTGCACCTTCTAGTGGAAACTCAAAGCCTTATACTGAAGCATTGCTTCAAACAACACCACAATCTAGCCATAGAAAGAGGAAGCATGGAGCTTCAAGCGGATCTCTTGAGTGGCATAAGACTAGTAGTTTGGGAGAGGGGAACCCCAAGAGCCATACGATATCTCCTATTCCTGTGAAAATCGCTGCACTTGAGGCATTAGAAGCTCTTGTGACTGTG GGTGGTGCGTTGAAATCTGAAGGATGGCGATCGGATGTTGGCCTTCTTCTGATGGACATAGCTACAAATTGTATGAAAGGGGGACGTGCTGGTGATAACAAAAACATATATCAGCTGAAGGAACCTGTTGATATCTTGGGTGATTTGCAGCTTGCTGCTCTACGTGCACTTTTGGCATCATTACTTTCTTCATCTGGTGTCCGCCCCCCTTATTTAGCTGAGGGTCTCGATCTTTTCCGCAGAG GCAAGCAAGAAACTGGAACCAAAGTAGCTGGATTTTGTGCTCATTCTCTTTTGACCTTAGAGGTCCTTATACATCCCAGGGCACTCCCACTGGCAGGTTTCTCGGATGGAGTTAGCCACAAACTCCCAGAAAACATGTACTCTGGTAGTGTAAAGCACCAAACTCCGTTTTCAAGTGACATACAGGGAATGGCGTATGATGCTTCTGATTCAGATTGTGACGACCTATATAATAGCTGGCTTGCAACTGGTAAACAATTAGAAGCACCGATGAGTGACCTAGACAAGACTCTGCAGGCGGGAGAGCCATCCAAAACTCTAACGGTTCATCAGGATAAAAAACTTGCTGTAGATGGTTCATTTGGAAAAGAGACTCTAGGAGGAAGTGCACAGGAGCTGAAATTATCCATTCAGGATGTGGAGATGAGAGTCAATGGGGATGAAAATATGGTTGAATGCTGCCAAGTTCAAGAATTTGCAGTGCAACTTGAGAATGGTCTGTCTTCAAAAGTTGGAGTTgctgaagaagtctttgggaGGGTTGCTCTTGGAAGTGGTCCATCTGATCAAGCAGGTAGCACTACGGTTACAAGCCACGATGTTCCGGTGGCTAAAGGTGATGGGTTTCTTGGCAGAGAGAAGAATTCAGCGTCTACTTCAAATCCTGAGAAGGGCAAGGGAATTGCATATGAACTGGGTAATGATTCAGATGCGGATTCATTTCCTGATATTGTGGATCGAGATTCTGATTCTGAATGA